From Pelotomaculum schinkii, one genomic window encodes:
- the plsY gene encoding glycerol-3-phosphate 1-O-acyltransferase PlsY: MSVFLVIIASYLIGSIPVSYLVARLWKGIDIRNYGSGNVGMTNVWRNAGPVAGVLAWAGDLGKGVLTILLAKHFGGPEVVAAAGIAVLVGHSWPVFLRFKGGKMVATFVGVIAAIALPVGLIAAVVWLAVVGLSGYVSVGSIAAVLAIPLLIWAFHLEWPYLVLGILVAALVIYKHKPNIKRLAGGAEPKIKRKFW; the protein is encoded by the coding sequence ATGTCGGTTTTTTTAGTTATAATAGCTAGCTACCTGATTGGTTCTATTCCGGTGAGTTACCTGGTTGCCCGCTTATGGAAAGGGATCGACATCCGCAACTATGGCAGCGGCAATGTTGGCATGACCAATGTTTGGCGTAATGCCGGTCCTGTGGCAGGGGTACTGGCCTGGGCCGGAGACTTGGGCAAGGGAGTCCTGACAATACTGTTGGCCAAACATTTTGGCGGGCCTGAAGTAGTAGCCGCAGCCGGTATAGCCGTACTGGTGGGACACAGCTGGCCGGTGTTCCTGCGCTTTAAGGGAGGAAAAATGGTTGCCACCTTTGTGGGCGTAATCGCCGCCATAGCCCTGCCGGTCGGCCTTATTGCCGCGGTTGTGTGGCTGGCCGTGGTCGGGCTTTCCGGGTACGTTTCTGTTGGATCCATTGCCGCGGTTCTTGCCATACCTTTGTTAATCTGGGCTTTTCATCTGGAGTGGCCCTACCTAGTCCTGGGTATATTGGTGGCGGCCCTGGTGATATACAAGCACAAACCTAATATTAAGAGGTTGGCCGGTGGCGCCGAACCAAAAATCAAACGGAAGTTCTGGTAG
- the der gene encoding ribosome biogenesis GTPase Der, with product MSKPIVAILGRPNVGKSTLFNRIVGGRVAIVEDTPGVTRDRLYMDAEWSGRHFTLVDTGGLDFQEDSEITGHVRTQVELAIREADVVLFVVDARAGLNPDDLEVASVVRRAHKPAVLVVNKVENFDSPEKIYDFFQLGLGDPVPVSAAEGLNTGDMLDRLVELLPPDQGVADSPDIIKIAVIGRPNVGKSSLVNSLLGEERVIVSNIPGTTRDAIDTTFERDGKNYMLIDTAGIRRRSRVERTTEKYSVIRSLRAIDRCDVVLVVIDAVEGVTEQDKRIAGYAHEAGKGSILVVNKWDLVEKDDKTMKRYSDKVRQELAFMPYAPLIFTSALTGKRVLKVLELVDFVAEKHATRVSTANLNTLIREATQQNPPPADKTRRLKILYATQSGVKPPRFVLFVNDPELLHFSYQRYLENQIRSAYGFEGTPLRFSLRRRSKEE from the coding sequence ATGTCCAAACCGATAGTGGCCATACTGGGGCGGCCAAATGTGGGCAAATCGACGCTTTTCAACCGCATCGTAGGTGGCCGCGTGGCTATTGTGGAGGATACACCCGGGGTAACCAGGGATCGCCTTTACATGGATGCTGAATGGTCAGGACGCCATTTTACCCTGGTAGATACGGGAGGACTTGACTTTCAGGAAGACAGCGAAATTACCGGCCATGTCCGGACTCAGGTAGAGCTGGCTATCCGCGAGGCGGACGTGGTGCTCTTTGTTGTGGACGCCCGGGCCGGTTTAAATCCGGACGACCTGGAAGTGGCTTCGGTCGTTCGCCGCGCTCATAAACCGGCCGTGCTTGTGGTTAACAAGGTTGAAAATTTTGACTCTCCCGAGAAGATATATGATTTTTTCCAGCTTGGTCTGGGGGATCCGGTACCCGTATCTGCGGCGGAGGGATTGAACACCGGCGATATGCTGGACAGGCTGGTGGAACTGCTTCCTCCGGATCAGGGAGTGGCAGACTCTCCGGATATAATCAAAATTGCCGTTATCGGCAGACCCAATGTGGGCAAGTCCTCACTGGTAAACAGCCTCCTGGGAGAGGAACGGGTCATTGTCAGCAATATTCCCGGTACCACGCGCGACGCCATTGATACAACCTTTGAGCGGGACGGCAAAAACTACATGCTCATCGATACTGCCGGTATACGCCGCAGAAGCCGGGTCGAGCGTACTACGGAGAAATACAGTGTTATCCGCTCTTTACGGGCGATTGACCGGTGTGACGTGGTATTAGTCGTTATTGACGCGGTTGAAGGGGTTACCGAACAGGACAAGCGCATTGCCGGTTACGCCCATGAAGCCGGTAAAGGCTCAATTCTAGTGGTGAACAAATGGGACCTGGTGGAAAAAGACGATAAAACTATGAAACGCTATAGTGATAAGGTACGTCAGGAACTGGCGTTTATGCCTTATGCCCCTCTTATCTTCACCTCTGCGCTAACTGGAAAGCGAGTTTTAAAAGTGCTGGAGTTGGTCGATTTTGTAGCCGAGAAGCATGCCACCCGTGTAAGTACCGCCAATTTAAATACCCTGATCAGGGAAGCGACTCAGCAGAACCCGCCACCGGCGGATAAGACCAGGCGCCTGAAGATCTTATATGCTACTCAGAGCGGGGTCAAGCCCCCACGCTTTGTGCTGTTTGTTAATGATCCGGAATTATTGCATTTTTCCTACCAGCGCTACCTTGAGAACCAAATCCGTTCGGCTTACGGGTTTGAAGGGACACCGCTCCGCTTTAGCCTGCGCAGACGGTCCAAGGAGGAGTAA
- a CDS encoding DUF512 domain-containing protein: MEDRGLLIAQVLPGSIAAEMDLAPGDRLISINGSEVRDLIDFRFFETEENLTIEVITAAGEEWVLDVEKDYDQDLGLEFADGGFGRTTRCSNRCIFCFVDQMPPALRKSLYIKDDDYRLSFWSGNFITLSNVGDEELERIARLRLSPLYISVHTTNPELRRVMLGNKRAGLILEQLKFLASAGIEMHTQIVLCPGINDGRELENTVRDLAGLWPSVSSLAVVPVGLTQFRESCYPLRNVTPAEAHQVVEWVGLRQDEFLAGLGNPFVFVSDEFYLLAGEQVPPLELYAGFPQLENGVGLVRLFLEEWEEVRQDLPLEIEPLKVTIATGVLGAIVLRQVAAGLNNIKGLQVTVKTIENTFFGERVTVTGLVTGQDLMNQIDPRNIGDLLVLPAVMLKEEGELFLDSLTVADLAERLKTRVAVVKGPRQLVEVLLEGPEHAELFVEDRDY, from the coding sequence ATGGAGGATCGGGGTTTGCTTATTGCGCAGGTCTTACCCGGGAGTATTGCCGCTGAAATGGATCTTGCGCCAGGGGACCGTTTAATCTCCATTAACGGGTCAGAGGTGCGGGATCTTATCGACTTCCGTTTTTTTGAGACTGAAGAAAACCTCACCATTGAGGTGATCACTGCAGCCGGTGAGGAGTGGGTCCTTGATGTTGAAAAGGACTACGACCAGGATCTGGGTTTGGAATTTGCAGACGGGGGGTTCGGGCGCACTACCAGGTGCTCCAACCGGTGCATTTTTTGTTTTGTCGACCAGATGCCGCCCGCCTTGCGCAAGTCCCTCTATATCAAGGACGATGATTACAGGCTCTCCTTCTGGAGCGGTAATTTTATCACTCTTTCCAACGTTGGAGATGAAGAACTGGAGAGAATCGCCCGGCTCCGCCTGAGCCCCCTCTATATATCCGTCCATACCACCAACCCTGAGCTGCGTAGGGTTATGCTCGGTAATAAACGGGCCGGACTTATTCTGGAACAGCTGAAGTTTCTGGCTTCTGCCGGGATCGAGATGCACACTCAGATTGTGCTGTGTCCAGGCATTAATGACGGCCGGGAACTGGAAAACACAGTAAGAGATCTGGCCGGTTTGTGGCCGTCGGTCAGTTCCCTGGCGGTGGTGCCGGTCGGGTTGACGCAATTCAGGGAGTCCTGCTACCCGTTAAGAAATGTTACACCTGCCGAAGCGCATCAGGTTGTCGAGTGGGTGGGTTTAAGGCAGGATGAGTTCCTGGCTGGTCTGGGCAACCCCTTTGTCTTTGTTTCGGATGAGTTCTACCTGCTGGCTGGAGAGCAGGTTCCCCCCTTAGAGCTCTATGCCGGTTTTCCACAGCTTGAGAACGGGGTGGGTCTGGTACGCCTCTTTTTGGAAGAATGGGAGGAAGTCAGACAGGATCTGCCCCTGGAGATAGAGCCTCTAAAAGTAACCATTGCCACTGGAGTTTTGGGAGCTATCGTGCTGCGGCAGGTCGCGGCGGGACTAAATAACATAAAGGGACTACAGGTTACCGTAAAAACAATAGAGAACACCTTTTTTGGAGAGCGGGTTACTGTAACCGGATTGGTCACGGGGCAGGACTTAATGAACCAAATTGATCCGCGAAATATAGGCGACCTCCTGGTTCTCCCCGCGGTAATGCTGAAAGAGGAGGGGGAGCTCTTTTTAGATAGCCTCACTGTCGCTGACCTGGCTGAACGTTTAAAAACCAGAGTGGCCGTGGTCAAGGGGCCGCGCCAGTTGGTTGAGGTTCTGCTGGAAGGGCCGGAACACGCAGAGCTTTTTGTCGAAGACAGGGATTACTGA
- a CDS encoding DUF3189 family protein, which translates to MAIVAGAIHTGRLPAGKDPGAVSFRELPFLNMQDGGEGEIFVIGKDDRGNDIYALSIKGERGMPHRLVESFLRIYKIPRGNLLMVDSGVGDNFFLLAGRLLNRAGLLAALGRFFTYTGIKKMYGELTRLSAGVRDGLGKSLD; encoded by the coding sequence GTGGCGATTGTTGCCGGTGCTATTCATACAGGCCGGCTCCCGGCGGGGAAAGACCCGGGCGCCGTCAGTTTTCGGGAGCTGCCGTTTTTGAATATGCAAGACGGCGGAGAGGGTGAGATCTTTGTTATAGGCAAAGATGACCGTGGCAATGATATTTATGCTCTTTCCATAAAAGGGGAGCGTGGTATGCCCCATCGTTTGGTTGAAAGCTTTCTCAGGATCTATAAAATTCCCCGCGGCAACTTGCTTATGGTCGACAGCGGGGTTGGCGACAACTTTTTTTTATTGGCAGGACGCCTTCTCAACAGAGCGGGCTTGCTCGCCGCTTTAGGGCGTTTTTTTACCTATACCGGTATCAAAAAAATGTATGGAGAACTGACCCGGCTGAGTGCTGGTGTTAGAGACGGCCTCGGAAAATCCCTTGACTAG
- a CDS encoding DUF3189 family protein, giving the protein MKVIYHCYGGTHSSVTAAAIHLGMLPEDRVPGPEEFLQLPLYDRQDACEHGHIFSIGIDEYGHEVYLTARRSRPAVLENVFAGLAGIFGVPASSYCLVNAMSQVNWIMMFGGYLSRRWGLVGVGRPIVTMGTRVAYFKLVGLVKKTKEKLRADGEKSSLFQQQPLSRGDCCRCYSYRPAPGGERPGRRQFSGAAVFEYARRRRG; this is encoded by the coding sequence ATGAAGGTTATTTACCATTGTTATGGGGGTACTCATTCCTCGGTTACCGCCGCTGCTATACACCTGGGGATGTTGCCGGAAGACCGCGTTCCAGGACCGGAAGAGTTTTTGCAATTACCGCTCTATGACCGGCAGGATGCATGCGAGCACGGCCATATTTTTTCCATAGGGATCGATGAGTACGGGCATGAAGTTTACCTGACCGCCCGCCGCAGCCGGCCGGCAGTTCTGGAAAATGTCTTTGCCGGACTGGCGGGGATTTTTGGTGTCCCCGCTTCAAGCTACTGCCTGGTCAACGCTATGAGCCAGGTCAATTGGATCATGATGTTTGGAGGATATCTTTCGAGGCGCTGGGGGTTAGTCGGGGTGGGGCGGCCTATCGTGACCATGGGTACGCGGGTGGCTTACTTTAAATTGGTTGGTTTGGTTAAAAAAACCAAAGAAAAGTTGAGGGCGGATGGCGAAAAAAGTTCTTTATTTCAGCAACAGCCGCTTTCCCGTGGCGATTGTTGCCGGTGCTATTCATACAGGCCGGCTCCCGGCGGGGAAAGACCCGGGCGCCGTCAGTTTTCGGGAGCTGCCGTTTTTGAATATGCAAGACGGCGGAGAGGGTGA
- a CDS encoding capping complex subunit for YIEGIA, with the protein MSEESVGTILAIVTLQMSMVGEGTPVFLARDEEEQQKVANYLSRILDANVHDLENGSLILVKH; encoded by the coding sequence ATGAGTGAAGAGTCGGTTGGTACCATCCTGGCCATTGTAACACTGCAGATGAGTATGGTTGGCGAGGGCACACCTGTTTTCCTGGCTAGAGACGAGGAAGAGCAGCAAAAGGTTGCCAATTACCTGTCCAGAATACTTGACGCCAATGTCCACGACCTGGAAAACGGTTCATTAATTCTGGTAAAGCACTGA
- a CDS encoding YIEGIA family protein — MSNLIPEYLLVILAGVVAGTVTRVILLRIDYRQYPGYPHGYLGHLFLGFIASVLGAVAIPAIMKPDFAAATFLALAAQQFREIRNIERRTLESLERSELVRRGLDYIEGIARTFEARNYLVMGTAFVTSLAAQFGGQAMAFVVAILAVLFSRYFMSGQVVGSICEVVPARISFKGAILMVDEIGIMNVGLKSMRDKILKDGLAVKLIPRDGNARSTLHDIGQRNAIAFTASVILGTKKDVDIPEFTPLARKNPDTGEVGLYIMPVERDLEQLIAAVKLTPVLESARSKPLKAGASIKAAKEQVKST; from the coding sequence ATGTCTAACTTAATACCCGAATACCTGCTGGTGATCCTGGCCGGTGTAGTAGCGGGGACCGTTACCAGGGTTATCCTGCTGCGCATTGACTACCGGCAGTACCCGGGTTACCCGCACGGCTACCTGGGCCACCTTTTCCTGGGGTTTATCGCTTCAGTTCTGGGGGCTGTGGCGATTCCGGCAATAATGAAACCGGATTTCGCCGCGGCCACCTTCTTGGCCCTGGCGGCGCAGCAGTTCCGGGAAATCCGTAATATCGAGCGACGCACCCTGGAAAGCCTGGAAAGAAGTGAACTGGTCAGAAGAGGTCTAGATTATATTGAGGGGATTGCCCGTACTTTTGAGGCCAGGAATTACCTGGTGATGGGAACTGCCTTTGTTACCAGCCTAGCGGCCCAGTTTGGCGGGCAGGCAATGGCTTTTGTGGTCGCCATCCTGGCGGTACTGTTTAGCAGATATTTCATGTCCGGCCAGGTAGTCGGCAGCATCTGTGAAGTGGTACCGGCCCGGATCAGCTTTAAGGGCGCTATTTTGATGGTAGACGAGATTGGCATCATGAATGTAGGTCTCAAATCAATGCGCGATAAAATTTTAAAAGATGGTCTGGCGGTTAAGCTTATCCCCAGGGACGGCAACGCCAGGTCCACTTTACATGATATCGGACAGCGCAATGCCATTGCCTTTACCGCGTCGGTCATCCTGGGTACCAAAAAAGACGTGGACATCCCGGAATTTACCCCGCTGGCCAGAAAAAACCCCGATACAGGCGAAGTTGGGTTATATATCATGCCGGTTGAGCGGGACCTGGAGCAGCTTATCGCGGCGGTCAAGCTGACCCCTGTGCTGGAAAGCGCAAGGAGCAAACCGTTGAAGGCGGGAGCTTCAATAAAAGCAGCCAAAGAGCAGGTGAAATCCACATGA
- the spoIIP gene encoding stage II sporulation protein P, with amino-acid sequence MNGSKLRILFGTLGVLALLLLVAFYSTGSLSLRHALAMPKLFDRGTPDHLVDRFTTIVDEQGEMLSMMSRTVFIGDQLYTAEGRSYRIGRVEGDQAEAQFLGMDPQIVAYNELYGNQVAPVTTNLAEQKNSAIAIYHSHTDESYVPSDGTESIPFKGGIYQVGKALVDKLQGRGVTVNYDETPHDPHDNNAYVRSRRTAANLMKSNPAAIFDIHRDGVPDPSYYRATVDGKQIAKLRLVVGRENPRMDANMDFAKRMMAAANNMHNQVVKEIFVGKGDYNQDLTPTALLIEAGTHTNTKEEAAMGIALFSEAVPNVLGLAAGTTGNPAAQAPGAGGRPAGAAGGAGRALAWILGITIVGGVGFLLISSGSWENAKKRISGFGREFTSFFGPRPAARKNVKLDEAPGHRKVPEEQDPLANKALKETKDDITKD; translated from the coding sequence ATGAACGGGAGTAAACTCAGAATCCTGTTTGGTACTCTGGGGGTTTTAGCTTTATTGTTGCTTGTAGCTTTTTATTCAACAGGGAGCCTCAGCCTGCGTCACGCCCTGGCTATGCCGAAGCTTTTTGATCGGGGCACGCCGGACCACCTGGTCGATAGGTTCACGACAATTGTTGATGAGCAAGGCGAAATGCTCAGCATGATGTCCCGCACGGTTTTTATAGGAGACCAGTTGTATACAGCCGAGGGCCGCAGTTACCGCATCGGCAGAGTCGAAGGAGATCAGGCCGAGGCGCAGTTTCTGGGGATGGATCCACAGATTGTCGCCTATAACGAATTGTATGGGAATCAGGTAGCGCCTGTCACGACCAACCTGGCGGAACAGAAGAATAGCGCAATCGCAATCTATCATTCACATACTGACGAGTCCTATGTGCCTTCGGACGGAACAGAGTCTATACCCTTTAAAGGGGGTATTTACCAGGTCGGCAAGGCCCTGGTCGATAAGCTGCAAGGCAGGGGGGTTACTGTAAACTACGACGAGACGCCCCATGACCCGCACGATAACAACGCTTATGTCCGCTCCCGCAGGACGGCCGCCAATTTAATGAAAAGCAACCCTGCCGCAATTTTCGACATCCACCGAGACGGAGTTCCTGACCCCTCTTATTACCGGGCTACGGTGGACGGCAAACAAATTGCCAAGCTGCGCCTGGTTGTAGGGCGGGAAAACCCCCGTATGGACGCCAATATGGACTTTGCCAAGCGTATGATGGCAGCGGCCAATAACATGCACAACCAGGTAGTAAAAGAAATTTTTGTCGGTAAGGGTGATTACAATCAGGATCTGACTCCAACGGCCCTCCTCATCGAGGCCGGCACACATACAAACACCAAGGAAGAGGCTGCCATGGGTATAGCTTTGTTTTCTGAGGCTGTACCCAATGTGTTGGGACTTGCCGCCGGTACGACCGGTAATCCTGCGGCGCAGGCGCCTGGCGCCGGCGGGAGGCCGGCGGGCGCTGCCGGGGGCGCCGGGAGAGCGCTTGCCTGGATCCTTGGGATCACTATAGTGGGTGGCGTTGGCTTCCTGCTGATCAGTTCCGGTAGTTGGGAAAATGCCAAGAAGCGTATTTCAGGTTTCGGACGGGAATTCACCAGCTTCTTTGGCCCGCGTCCCGCTGCCCGTAAAAATGTAAAACTGGACGAAGCGCCTGGACACCGGAAAGTGCCGGAAGAACAGGACCCTCTTGCCAACAAGGCGCTTAAGGAAACTAAGGACGACATAACCAAAGACTAG
- a CDS encoding DUF1614 domain-containing protein, with amino-acid sequence MEGFPIGIIILIAVSVLIYLGLAQRALDRMRLSDRGALVVIGAIILGSFINIPLPFLPFRTSINVGGALVPVGLAIYLLVRAGTSREWTRSLVGAVITAVVVYIIGSLINAGTTIEPAGRYAIIDAIYLYPLAGGIVAYLLGRSRRAAFIAATIGVLLVDVFHYIWLLSQNAPANYAVSIGGAGAFDTIVLAGFVAILLAEIIGESFERLSGGPSAKGRPSELVKGLKKPELNATGTQGDKNVEQDRLAQDERKVADLDERE; translated from the coding sequence TTGGAGGGTTTTCCCATAGGTATTATTATCTTAATCGCTGTTTCGGTGCTCATATATCTGGGTCTGGCCCAACGCGCCCTGGACCGGATGAGGCTTTCCGACCGGGGAGCCCTGGTTGTAATCGGAGCCATTATTTTGGGCAGCTTTATCAACATCCCCCTCCCTTTTCTACCTTTTAGGACCTCAATAAACGTTGGGGGGGCATTGGTACCCGTGGGGTTGGCGATTTACCTTCTGGTAAGAGCCGGCACCAGCAGGGAGTGGACCAGGTCTCTGGTGGGGGCGGTCATAACAGCTGTCGTTGTCTATATCATCGGATCCCTGATTAACGCCGGAACAACCATAGAACCTGCGGGACGCTACGCTATAATCGACGCCATCTACCTTTACCCCCTGGCCGGAGGTATCGTGGCCTACCTGCTCGGCAGATCCAGGAGAGCGGCCTTTATTGCCGCTACCATCGGTGTCCTGCTGGTCGATGTATTTCATTACATCTGGCTACTGAGTCAGAATGCCCCTGCCAACTATGCTGTCAGCATAGGCGGCGCCGGGGCTTTTGATACTATAGTCCTGGCTGGTTTTGTGGCCATCCTGCTGGCTGAAATCATTGGTGAATCTTTTGAAAGGCTTTCAGGTGGACCCAGCGCCAAGGGACGTCCTTCGGAACTGGTTAAAGGTTTGAAAAAGCCGGAGCTAAACGCGACGGGTACGCAAGGCGACAAGAACGTGGAACAAGATAGACTGGCGCAAGACGAAAGAAAGGTGGCTGACCTTGATGAACGGGAGTAA
- a CDS encoding bifunctional 4-hydroxy-3-methylbut-2-enyl diphosphate reductase/30S ribosomal protein S1, producing the protein MEVRVASKAGFCYGVKRAIEMSKDTVRNRPGPVFSLGPLIHNPQVVAYLGKLGVREINNLGEIKEGTLIIRSHGVGPALLNAAQELGLDIVDATCPFVRRTQVVARDLMTKDYQVVIVGDKNHPEVQGIMGWANGKAEVVENPWEAGLVKARGKKIGVLAQTTQHMENFNAVVETLEKTGSVVQACKTICSATSERQKAALELACQVDVMIVVGGADSANTRKLASLCRACGTTTYHIEEAGELDPAWFRGVKAAGLTAGASTPDWIIEEVKKRMSEIEELNGSEEGMKDAVEVKAVRHGEIVTGTVVHVGQDEVMVDVGAKSEGVIPIRELSCCEVTSIQDIVQVGDQIEVYVLKAEDNEGKLILSKEKADAEKAWAGLEEALESGQPVEGTVREVVKGGLLVDIGVRAFLPASLVDRGYVEDLSKYLGQVISSRVIEMNRARKKVILSRKAVLEEDFAKLRQELLTNLEEGQVVKGVVRRLTQFGAFVDIGGVDGLLHISEMSWYRINHPSEVVKVGDEIEVMVLKIDRDNEKISLGLKQVLPNPWDTVDQKYPVGSVVPAKVVRLAPFGAFVQLEPGVEGLVHISHLAERHVAKPDEVVSEGEEVNVKVLSVDPAEKRIRLSIREVSREKQEREYRDYNHKKTEDTGDVVTIGDMVGDLFDKK; encoded by the coding sequence ATGGAAGTGAGGGTAGCCTCAAAAGCCGGTTTTTGCTACGGTGTCAAAAGAGCCATTGAGATGTCCAAGGACACCGTCCGCAACAGGCCTGGCCCGGTCTTCTCCTTGGGGCCACTAATTCACAACCCTCAGGTAGTTGCCTACCTCGGAAAATTGGGAGTTAGGGAAATTAATAATTTAGGGGAGATAAAAGAAGGCACGCTTATCATTAGGTCTCATGGGGTAGGTCCAGCCTTGTTAAACGCCGCCCAGGAGCTCGGGTTGGACATTGTTGACGCAACCTGTCCCTTTGTCCGCAGGACCCAAGTCGTTGCCCGTGACCTGATGACCAAAGACTACCAGGTGGTGATTGTGGGTGATAAAAACCACCCGGAAGTACAGGGAATCATGGGTTGGGCCAATGGCAAGGCGGAGGTCGTGGAAAATCCCTGGGAAGCAGGTCTCGTAAAGGCACGGGGAAAAAAGATCGGGGTGTTGGCCCAGACGACCCAACACATGGAAAACTTTAACGCTGTTGTGGAGACCCTGGAAAAAACCGGGTCGGTTGTCCAGGCATGTAAGACCATCTGCAGCGCAACATCTGAGCGCCAGAAAGCTGCCCTTGAGCTAGCCTGTCAGGTTGATGTGATGATCGTGGTAGGAGGCGCTGACAGCGCCAACACGAGAAAACTGGCCAGCCTCTGCCGTGCCTGTGGTACGACAACTTACCATATCGAGGAGGCGGGTGAACTTGATCCGGCGTGGTTCCGGGGTGTGAAGGCAGCAGGGTTAACAGCGGGTGCGTCTACACCTGACTGGATAATAGAGGAGGTTAAGAAGCGAATGAGTGAGATTGAAGAACTGAACGGCTCTGAGGAAGGTATGAAGGACGCGGTTGAAGTCAAAGCTGTTCGGCACGGTGAAATTGTTACTGGTACGGTTGTCCACGTTGGCCAGGACGAGGTGATGGTGGATGTTGGAGCTAAGTCGGAAGGCGTTATTCCAATCAGGGAACTGTCCTGCTGTGAAGTTACCTCCATCCAGGATATCGTCCAGGTGGGGGATCAAATAGAAGTATATGTGTTAAAAGCAGAGGACAACGAAGGCAAGCTGATCCTTTCCAAAGAAAAAGCCGATGCCGAAAAAGCCTGGGCCGGACTTGAGGAAGCCCTTGAATCAGGGCAGCCTGTTGAGGGCACGGTGCGGGAAGTAGTAAAGGGTGGTCTTTTGGTGGATATAGGGGTGCGAGCTTTTCTACCTGCTTCCCTGGTCGACCGCGGTTATGTGGAAGATCTCTCCAAATACCTGGGACAGGTCATATCCTCGCGTGTGATCGAGATGAACCGGGCCAGGAAAAAGGTGATTCTGTCCCGCAAGGCGGTGCTGGAAGAGGATTTCGCCAAGCTGCGCCAGGAACTGCTGACCAACCTTGAGGAAGGTCAGGTTGTTAAAGGAGTGGTGCGGCGGCTGACTCAGTTCGGGGCTTTCGTAGATATCGGCGGGGTAGACGGCCTGCTGCACATATCTGAGATGTCCTGGTACCGCATCAACCATCCATCTGAAGTGGTCAAGGTGGGTGATGAGATTGAGGTTATGGTACTTAAAATAGACCGGGATAATGAAAAAATATCCCTGGGTTTAAAACAAGTCCTGCCCAATCCTTGGGACACAGTTGACCAAAAATACCCGGTGGGCAGCGTTGTTCCGGCAAAAGTAGTCCGCCTGGCTCCTTTTGGCGCCTTTGTGCAGTTGGAACCCGGTGTGGAAGGTCTGGTCCATATCTCACACCTGGCGGAAAGACATGTGGCCAAGCCGGACGAGGTGGTGTCCGAAGGAGAAGAGGTCAACGTCAAGGTGCTTAGCGTAGATCCTGCCGAGAAGAGAATTCGTTTATCTATAAGAGAGGTGTCCAGGGAAAAACAGGAGCGGGAATACCGTGACTATAACCATAAGAAAACTGAGGATACCGGAGATGTGGTTACCATAGGTGACATGGTGGGAGACTTGTTCGATAAGAAGTAA
- a CDS encoding lysophospholipid acyltransferase family protein: MIFSLLKAGARLVLLVLRRWEIRGAENLPATGGVVLVANHVSYWDPVAIICAFKRQVFFMAKSELFKIPLVGYAVRSSGAFPVRRDVTDRNAVRTALRLLQAGEVVGLFPEGTRSHTGDMLKPHLGAAMIALKAGTPIVPIAVSGTRGVFSKITVHVGSPIRFQSMTKATREDLEIISDRIMDEIALLLGS, from the coding sequence ATGATTTTCAGTTTACTTAAAGCCGGCGCCAGGCTTGTCCTATTAGTGCTGAGGCGCTGGGAAATCCGGGGGGCGGAGAACCTTCCCGCCACCGGCGGGGTGGTGCTGGTGGCCAACCACGTCAGTTACTGGGACCCGGTTGCGATTATTTGCGCCTTTAAACGCCAGGTTTTTTTCATGGCCAAGTCCGAGCTTTTTAAGATACCCCTGGTCGGCTACGCCGTACGTTCTTCCGGAGCCTTTCCGGTCCGCCGGGATGTGACCGACCGGAATGCTGTGAGGACGGCCTTACGTCTGCTCCAAGCAGGCGAAGTCGTGGGACTTTTCCCCGAGGGGACCAGGAGCCATACCGGGGATATGTTAAAGCCGCACCTTGGCGCCGCCATGATTGCTCTTAAGGCGGGAACCCCGATCGTGCCGATTGCCGTAAGTGGGACTAGAGGTGTGTTTAGCAAGATAACGGTCCATGTAGGCAGTCCTATCCGCTTTCAGTCCATGACAAAGGCAACCAGGGAAGATCTTGAAATTATCAGCGACCGGATTATGGACGAGATTGCCCTGCTGCTCGGGAGCTAA